A region from the Candidatus Bathyarchaeota archaeon genome encodes:
- a CDS encoding type II toxin-antitoxin system VapC family toxin — protein sequence MSFIDSNVFVYHLAADPLHGEKARHLLERIEGGERAATSTLVIIQVCSYLKWKKEQNAIPLFLSLLKQLTTLEKVETHMLDFEEAKSIRSELNLPWSMWDDAVIAAQMRRLQIREIYSNDKDFDRIPWIKRTF from the coding sequence GTGAGCTTCATAGATTCTAATGTGTTCGTATACCATTTAGCCGCGGACCCGCTACATGGAGAGAAAGCCAGGCACCTGCTGGAGAGGATAGAGGGCGGTGAGAGGGCTGCCACCTCCACGCTGGTGATCATCCAGGTTTGCAGCTACCTTAAGTGGAAGAAGGAGCAGAACGCGATACCACTCTTCCTCTCGCTCCTGAAACAGCTAACCACACTAGAGAAAGTTGAGACGCATATGCTGGATTTCGAGGAGGCAAAATCGATACGATCAGAGTTAAATCTTCCATGGTCAATGTGGGATGATGCGGTGATCGCTGCTCAAATGAGGAGACTTCAAATAAGGGAAATATATTCAAACGACAAAGACTTCGACAGGATCCCATGGATCAAGAGGACATTCTAA
- a CDS encoding AbrB/MazE/SpoVT family DNA-binding domain-containing protein: MTIPRKLRLLLGIREGDFLSIEVSGGGILLKPKGASVGETWGLIQVGKVEVEDVEEAAGREIP, translated from the coding sequence ATGACTATCCCCAGGAAATTAAGGCTGCTCCTGGGCATTAGGGAGGGGGACTTCCTTTCGATCGAGGTCTCCGGCGGTGGCATACTCCTAAAGCCTAAGGGGGCCTCCGTCGGGGAAACCTGGGGATTAATTCAAGTCGGTAAAGTTGAGGTTGAAGACGTCGAGGAGGCCGCGGGAAGGGAGATCCCGTGA
- a CDS encoding sugar kinase, protein MVLDLVGLGSAIIDFVPGNKGPLSLVRSFIPSAGGAVANVMVAASRLGLRTGLIGCVGDDEFGDLIIRDLQGEGVDTSHLRRVRGRRTGIAFYSIDEEGERHYLFYRFPGYSDPESSMEIGAPEESYIADSRMLHFSESMLRLRGTRGAVFNALRAARRNNVQVSYDPNVREALWSSRSELQRIQREVLALTDIFLSTLREAALITGCLNDPGKAVDRILASGPSIMVVRGRSHYQVVTRKRAFKVPVFKVKAADTSGAGDAFDAGFLSGLLKGFPLEKAVILGNAVAALKVMKVGTRSGLPRIGEALEFIRERAGLKL, encoded by the coding sequence ATGGTCCTGGATCTTGTAGGATTGGGGTCCGCGATCATAGACTTCGTGCCTGGAAATAAGGGCCCGCTGAGCCTGGTTAGATCCTTCATACCATCCGCAGGGGGAGCTGTGGCGAACGTAATGGTCGCGGCCTCGAGGCTGGGGTTAAGGACGGGCTTGATAGGATGCGTGGGGGACGATGAGTTCGGGGACCTCATAATCCGAGACCTCCAAGGCGAAGGAGTGGATACGAGCCATCTCAGAAGGGTTAGGGGCCGCCGGACAGGGATCGCCTTCTACTCCATAGACGAGGAGGGCGAGAGGCACTACCTCTTCTACAGGTTCCCGGGATACTCCGATCCAGAATCATCCATGGAGATAGGAGCCCCCGAAGAAAGCTACATAGCGGACTCAAGGATGCTCCACTTCTCCGAGTCCATGCTCAGGCTGAGGGGGACCAGGGGAGCCGTCTTCAATGCGCTGAGGGCGGCGAGGAGAAATAACGTCCAAGTCTCCTACGACCCCAACGTGAGGGAGGCCCTCTGGTCCAGCAGGAGCGAGCTCCAGAGGATTCAGAGGGAAGTCCTAGCCCTAACCGATATATTCCTATCAACCCTCAGGGAAGCGGCGCTCATCACAGGCTGCCTAAATGACCCGGGCAAGGCGGTGGATAGAATCCTGGCGTCAGGCCCATCCATCATGGTGGTCAGGGGGAGAAGCCATTATCAGGTGGTGACCCGTAAAAGGGCCTTCAAAGTCCCAGTCTTCAAGGTTAAGGCAGCCGACACCTCCGGGGCTGGAGACGCATTCGACGCGGGCTTCCTTTCAGGGCTCCTCAAAGGCTTCCCCTTGGAGAAGGCCGTGATCCTCGGGAACGCCGTGGCGGCTCTTAAGGTCATGAAGGTCGGGACGAGGAGCGGCCTACCCAGGATCGGGGAAGCCCTCGAATTCATAAGGGAGAGGGCTGGGCTGAAACTCTAA